From a region of the Fischerella sp. JS2 genome:
- a CDS encoding L-threonylcarbamoyladenylate synthase, whose translation MTKIFSVHPDNPQARRIEEIKTALSDGAVMLYPTDTVYAIGCDLNAKSAVERVRKIKQLANDKPLTFLCSSLSNVATYANVSDTAYRIMKHLIPGPYTFLLPATKLVPRLVQNPKRKTTGIRVPNHKVCLELLSALGNPIISTSAHLPPDETNNRILGVEEEQILSRVELFDRLEGLVDVIVDTGEEPNYEVSTILDLTGEEPMMIRQGLGWERATAWV comes from the coding sequence ATGACAAAAATTTTCTCAGTTCATCCTGATAATCCCCAGGCCCGTCGAATAGAGGAGATAAAGACGGCACTCTCTGATGGTGCAGTGATGCTTTACCCTACTGATACAGTTTACGCGATCGGTTGTGATTTAAATGCGAAGTCGGCGGTGGAACGAGTACGGAAAATTAAACAGCTAGCAAATGACAAACCGTTAACGTTTTTGTGTTCATCGCTTTCCAATGTAGCGACTTATGCAAATGTAAGCGACACTGCTTACCGAATTATGAAGCACTTGATTCCAGGACCATATACGTTTTTGCTACCTGCTACAAAGTTAGTGCCGCGTTTGGTGCAAAATCCGAAACGCAAAACTACTGGAATTAGAGTGCCAAATCATAAGGTGTGCTTAGAACTGCTGTCAGCCTTAGGAAATCCGATTATTTCGACCTCAGCACATTTACCGCCAGATGAGACAAATAATAGAATTTTGGGAGTAGAAGAAGAACAAATTTTATCGCGAGTAGAATTATTTGACCGTTTGGAAGGATTGGTCGATGTTATTGTAGACACTGGCGAAGAACCAAACTATGAAGTGTCTACAATTTTGGATTTAACTGGAGAGGAACCAATGATGATCAGGCAGGGTTTAGGTTGGGAAAGAGCGACAGCATGGGTATAA
- a CDS encoding OmpA family protein, which translates to MSKLKFNKKKAKGIIYLLPLTVYLLPPEIAFAQTPTSSPTLRVVVNSNRDGNPNPDNAVTLREAIAIVNGTLPTAKLSEAEKTQVTPTTGASRIEFNLPAGATTIQLQTQLPDLATPGLVIDGSTQPGYDPNNSATAEIAIPVPVVTITPAANQEILRGLTVVADGVTIRGLNIYGFTGKPIKQILGNLAFDTDPKPVTLTTPPGDIVIAHRFPPPDTSRQQPPNDDFPFRASDVPPNNIVIENNWLGLTANEQMPEQTSAFGVYVFNSQGATIRRNRISYHDGSAIITSVRGENTLVQENILVANGIAGMPDALRFEGLVNQSQILGNLICGNDGAGVYLFKPQGSVAIQNNKITYNGRRLRRAAVYLMGSNHQVVGNEIDYQAGPGVVVSAFPRNDVGRRKPAVKNIIQNNKFAALEGLSIDLNTQQNLDVSDFQVGDGPNPRRDSPNRRLDTGNAAINAPEFKQRAFLPTGNSVTLQGKADRGSQVTIYRLGDYQRGYGALSEPLATVSVDEGGNFSTIVENLQTGDAVSAIATDPQYGTSEPALAAIIGTAGTKPNLKPSSQPTQPPQCTSRPVPPPPPEPPAPPPPPPPPEPIRIQAPNNVHFALDKSFISSESAAVLDRVAAVLQKYPFIVVELQGHTDPRASNEYNLALGKRRALAVRNYLLRKGISPERMTIRSFGETQRKTEGNTRVDYARDRRTEIIYKDVRGIELIVEPQEQDLQIESPR; encoded by the coding sequence ATGTCCAAGTTGAAATTCAACAAAAAGAAGGCAAAAGGAATAATTTACCTTTTACCTTTAACTGTGTATCTTTTACCTCCAGAAATTGCCTTTGCTCAAACCCCCACTTCCTCTCCTACATTGCGGGTGGTGGTAAATAGCAATCGTGATGGAAATCCTAACCCTGATAATGCTGTGACTTTGCGCGAAGCGATCGCGATCGTCAATGGCACTTTACCCACAGCAAAACTCAGTGAAGCCGAAAAAACCCAGGTTACACCAACTACAGGCGCATCTCGAATAGAGTTTAATTTACCTGCTGGTGCAACTACGATCCAGTTACAAACACAACTACCAGATTTAGCCACTCCCGGATTAGTTATCGATGGTTCAACTCAACCAGGATACGATCCGAACAATTCAGCAACGGCAGAAATTGCCATTCCTGTACCAGTGGTGACAATCACTCCCGCAGCAAATCAAGAGATTTTGCGCGGGTTGACTGTGGTTGCTGATGGTGTGACAATTCGCGGCTTGAATATTTATGGTTTTACAGGTAAACCGATCAAACAGATTTTGGGAAATTTGGCTTTTGACACTGATCCTAAGCCGGTAACTCTGACTACACCGCCAGGAGATATTGTCATTGCTCACCGTTTCCCACCTCCCGATACCAGCCGTCAGCAACCGCCCAACGATGATTTTCCCTTCCGCGCCTCTGACGTGCCACCCAATAATATTGTGATTGAGAACAACTGGCTGGGATTAACAGCTAATGAACAAATGCCAGAACAAACTTCGGCATTTGGGGTTTACGTTTTTAACTCCCAAGGAGCAACAATTCGGCGTAACCGGATTTCTTACCATGATGGTAGTGCAATTATTACATCAGTGCGTGGAGAAAATACGCTAGTACAAGAAAATATTCTCGTTGCTAACGGCATTGCTGGGATGCCTGATGCTTTGAGATTTGAAGGTTTAGTCAATCAGTCCCAAATTTTAGGTAATTTGATTTGTGGCAATGATGGAGCGGGTGTGTATCTATTCAAACCCCAAGGTAGTGTAGCAATTCAAAATAACAAAATCACTTATAACGGCAGAAGGTTACGACGGGCAGCAGTTTACTTGATGGGTAGTAATCACCAGGTAGTTGGTAATGAAATTGACTATCAAGCTGGGCCGGGGGTAGTGGTGTCAGCTTTTCCCAGAAATGATGTTGGTAGAAGAAAACCAGCAGTCAAGAATATCATCCAAAACAATAAATTTGCAGCGTTAGAAGGTTTGAGTATTGACCTAAATACCCAGCAAAATTTGGATGTGAGCGACTTTCAGGTGGGAGATGGCCCCAATCCACGCCGAGATTCTCCTAACCGTCGCCTTGACACTGGGAATGCAGCTATTAATGCTCCAGAATTTAAACAAAGGGCGTTTCTGCCTACAGGAAACAGCGTCACTTTGCAAGGTAAAGCTGATCGCGGTTCACAAGTGACAATTTACCGTTTAGGCGATTATCAACGGGGTTACGGGGCATTAAGTGAACCATTGGCAACCGTATCTGTAGATGAGGGTGGTAATTTTAGCACTATAGTGGAAAACTTGCAAACCGGAGATGCGGTGAGTGCGATCGCTACCGATCCGCAATATGGTACTTCTGAACCAGCCCTAGCGGCGATTATTGGCACTGCTGGCACAAAACCAAATCTAAAGCCCAGTTCTCAACCAACTCAGCCTCCACAGTGTACTTCTCGACCAGTACCGCCACCACCACCAGAACCACCAGCGCCACCGCCACCACCGCCACCACCAGAACCCATCCGCATCCAAGCACCAAATAATGTCCACTTTGCCTTAGATAAATCCTTTATTAGTTCAGAAAGTGCTGCTGTTCTAGATCGGGTAGCAGCAGTATTGCAAAAATATCCTTTCATCGTAGTTGAATTACAGGGACACACCGACCCCCGCGCCAGCAATGAATATAACTTGGCACTGGGTAAACGTCGAGCCTTAGCTGTGAGAAATTACCTACTGCGTAAGGGTATTAGTCCAGAACGGATGACGATTCGTTCTTTTGGTGAAACCCAACGCAAAACAGAAGGTAACACCCGCGTAGATTATGCACGCGATCGCCGTACAGAAATCATCTACAAAGATGTGCGAGGTATCGAACTGATTGTGGAACCGCAAGAACAAGACCTGCAAATAGAGTCTCCCAGGTGA
- a CDS encoding DUF3007 family protein, producing MRRLDALGIGFGVFLAGGLAYLVLRLAGLDNLEAGIWSQVLLVGGLIGWLLTYLFRAVNHKMTYHQQREQYEEAYFQKRLEELSPEELAKIQAEIEQEKGSQV from the coding sequence ATGCGACGTCTGGACGCTCTCGGAATTGGTTTTGGCGTTTTTCTTGCAGGTGGCTTGGCATATTTAGTGCTGCGACTGGCTGGTTTAGATAATTTAGAAGCAGGTATCTGGAGCCAAGTCTTGCTAGTCGGTGGGTTAATTGGCTGGTTACTGACTTATCTTTTTCGGGCAGTTAACCACAAAATGACCTACCATCAACAGAGGGAGCAGTACGAAGAAGCTTATTTCCAAAAGCGGTTAGAAGAACTTTCTCCCGAAGAACTAGCAAAAATTCAAGCCGAGATCGAACAAGAAAAGGGTTCGCAGGTGTAG
- a CDS encoding DUF6658 family protein yields the protein MNQVISFFKRIRLSQILTAFVASFLLFFTQACNAASATAPKSLSQPSVGPNSETYVPKGDNILNPAEGGMNNFSDRDPRATSGAKARAQFLKENAAQEKAEKSTNNPAEAIRRVGSDIGEIGKNVQQKAGDVGNKAQGTAEDFTKGTKQGLKNIKGNVEDAGDYTKDTAQRTSGASNPLDAANKAFRDAD from the coding sequence ATGAATCAAGTAATTTCTTTTTTCAAACGAATTCGTTTGTCTCAGATTTTAACAGCTTTTGTAGCAAGTTTTTTGCTATTTTTTACACAAGCTTGTAATGCTGCATCAGCTACAGCACCTAAGTCTCTTTCACAACCATCTGTAGGGCCTAATTCTGAAACCTACGTTCCTAAAGGTGATAACATTTTGAACCCTGCTGAAGGTGGAATGAATAACTTTAGTGATAGAGATCCTAGAGCAACAAGTGGTGCAAAAGCTAGAGCTCAGTTTCTAAAAGAAAACGCTGCCCAAGAAAAAGCTGAGAAATCAACTAATAACCCAGCAGAAGCCATCCGTCGTGTAGGTTCAGACATTGGAGAAATTGGTAAGAATGTTCAGCAAAAAGCTGGAGATGTAGGTAATAAAGCTCAAGGTACTGCTGAAGATTTCACCAAGGGAACCAAGCAAGGACTCAAAAACATCAAAGGTAATGTTGAGGATGCTGGCGATTACACAAAAGATACTGCTCAACGCACATCTGGTGCTAGTAATCCCCTTGATGCAGCGAACAAGGCTTTTAGAGACGCTGATTAA
- a CDS encoding heterocyst differentiation related protein: MSESMAFIGGVAVAGLAAILLLKGTGTSLQQPNIAIPQISNLVPQPQAPYYPPANYAPIPQTPPVSPNADERVAIERVKMENDILKKENEQLKIQIQQIQAQAQNAQQAAFSYQQQLQSQNAAQLQQQQSQNRWWSSPIVWAVGGMSLTIGGGIVVAGVLSLFSPKQRPRTVQVIHPYNGPTPPLAPVRRTEFLPPRTEARRVDMPEYDDTY, encoded by the coding sequence ATGAGTGAAAGTATGGCATTTATTGGCGGAGTTGCTGTTGCGGGGCTAGCGGCGATCCTTTTACTCAAGGGGACAGGAACATCTCTGCAACAGCCAAATATCGCTATTCCTCAGATATCAAATTTAGTGCCGCAACCACAAGCACCATACTATCCCCCTGCTAATTATGCACCAATCCCCCAAACCCCACCCGTAAGCCCAAATGCTGATGAGCGTGTTGCCATCGAACGAGTAAAGATGGAAAATGACATACTCAAAAAGGAAAACGAACAACTTAAAATCCAGATACAGCAAATTCAGGCTCAAGCCCAAAATGCTCAACAAGCTGCTTTTTCTTACCAACAGCAATTACAAAGCCAAAATGCAGCACAGTTGCAGCAGCAACAATCTCAAAATCGCTGGTGGTCTTCACCCATAGTTTGGGCTGTGGGAGGCATGTCTCTCACCATTGGTGGTGGTATTGTCGTAGCTGGAGTTTTGTCTTTATTCTCTCCAAAACAACGCCCTCGTACCGTTCAGGTGATTCACCCCTACAATGGCCCCACACCACCCTTAGCTCCTGTACGTCGAACTGAGTTCCTACCACCCCGTACTGAAGCTAGACGAGTTGATATGCCAGAATACGACGATACTTATTAA
- a CDS encoding DUF7507 domain-containing protein: protein MTSKISWLRHWSLFCPFYIFSIFTYGILPAFSQTSAITNTARGSADNLPNGPAGRVVNSNEVTFSASQAALEIIKTADRAAAEPGDTVIYTLTIRNTGNSPTNQVTITDRLPLGVRFISKSLKGSIGDRSVSLSATTGSSRTVTISSNEGLQPNQSLTVNYAVEVTPDAIRGDGRNTAQARAGNLTSNQASYVLRIRPGILSDCGTLIGRVFVDKNFDGEQQPNEPGVPNAVIYMDDGNRIVTDANGLFSLANVIAGYRTAALDLTSLPGYALAPNKYFIESNSQSRLVKLAPSGLARVNFGVTPAFSGGKR, encoded by the coding sequence ATGACTTCTAAAATTTCATGGTTGAGGCATTGGAGCCTCTTTTGTCCTTTTTACATTTTCAGTATTTTTACTTACGGTATTTTACCAGCCTTTTCTCAAACGAGCGCTATCACAAATACTGCCCGTGGTAGTGCGGATAATCTTCCTAATGGCCCCGCAGGCAGGGTTGTTAACTCTAATGAAGTGACCTTCAGTGCCAGTCAAGCAGCACTGGAAATCATCAAAACGGCAGATAGAGCAGCCGCCGAACCAGGTGACACAGTCATCTACACTCTCACTATTCGTAATACTGGTAACTCCCCAACTAACCAGGTAACAATTACAGACAGGCTACCCTTGGGAGTGCGCTTTATCTCCAAGTCGCTTAAAGGTTCCATAGGAGATAGATCTGTATCCTTGAGTGCAACAACTGGTTCTAGTCGAACAGTAACTATTTCCTCCAATGAAGGACTACAACCCAATCAAAGTTTGACAGTTAACTATGCTGTTGAGGTTACACCAGATGCAATTCGCGGCGATGGTAGAAACACAGCTCAAGCTAGAGCAGGTAATCTTACCAGTAATCAAGCCAGCTATGTCTTGCGAATTCGACCAGGCATTTTGTCTGACTGTGGCACCTTAATTGGACGTGTATTTGTCGATAAAAATTTTGACGGCGAACAACAGCCTAACGAACCAGGCGTACCGAATGCGGTGATTTACATGGATGATGGCAACCGCATCGTTACCGATGCCAACGGTTTATTTTCCTTAGCTAATGTCATTGCTGGTTATCGGACAGCGGCCCTAGACTTGACCAGCCTACCAGGATATGCACTGGCACCGAATAAATACTTTATCGAAAGCAACAGCCAGTCTCGCTTGGTCAAATTAGCACCCAGTGGCTTAGCAAGAGTCAATTTTGGGGTAACGCCTGCGTTCTCAGGGGGAAAACGATGA
- a CDS encoding lysylphosphatidylglycerol synthase domain-containing protein, whose product MIKKILRWLILGGTLFFLAKALKDNWQGIAAIRIDTAGWAIIAIATGVTLLGHTWAGWIWTWILRNLNQPVPSVQFIQIYLQTNIGKYLPGNVWHYYGRIMAAKNANVSTSAATLSVLLEPLLMAAAALIVALLGSLFVKTNTNLTVHIGQILGLFVVLCVLHPRFLNLLIRVLHRLKTKNSERATTSDVSFIMEYYPLQPLLGELGFLGLRGIGFILIFYALSPVNFSQFPLLFTAFSFAWLVGLVVPGAPGGLGVFEATAIALLQNYFSAAVVISATGVYRLVSILAETLGAGLAWLDKRLFK is encoded by the coding sequence ATGATTAAAAAAATTTTACGCTGGTTAATTTTAGGTGGAACGCTATTTTTTTTGGCAAAAGCCCTAAAGGATAACTGGCAAGGAATTGCTGCTATTCGCATTGATACAGCAGGATGGGCAATTATAGCGATCGCAACTGGTGTAACTTTACTAGGACACACTTGGGCTGGCTGGATTTGGACTTGGATTCTCCGAAATTTAAATCAACCTGTACCATCTGTACAGTTTATCCAGATTTACCTGCAAACCAACATAGGTAAGTATTTGCCTGGTAATGTTTGGCATTACTATGGGCGAATTATGGCAGCAAAAAATGCGAATGTTTCCACCAGTGCAGCCACTCTTAGCGTATTGCTAGAACCTTTATTGATGGCAGCAGCAGCTTTAATTGTTGCCTTATTAGGCAGTCTATTTGTTAAAACAAATACTAATTTAACTGTACACATAGGGCAAATACTGGGTTTATTTGTAGTACTTTGTGTCCTTCATCCCCGGTTTTTAAATCTATTAATTCGCGTGCTACACCGCTTAAAAACCAAGAATTCTGAGCGCGCAACTACCTCAGATGTTAGTTTCATTATGGAATACTACCCTCTCCAACCTTTATTGGGAGAATTGGGATTTTTGGGACTGCGCGGTATAGGGTTTATTTTGATTTTTTATGCTTTAAGCCCTGTGAATTTCAGTCAATTTCCATTATTATTTACTGCTTTTAGTTTTGCTTGGTTAGTTGGGCTTGTTGTTCCTGGTGCGCCTGGTGGGTTAGGTGTGTTTGAAGCAACTGCGATCGCACTTTTACAAAACTATTTTTCTGCCGCAGTAGTCATTAGTGCAACAGGTGTGTATCGCCTAGTCAGTATTCTCGCTGAAACCCTCGGTGCAGGCTTAGCTTGGCTTGACAAACGACTGTTTAAGTAA
- the ndhL gene encoding NAD(P)H-quinone oxidoreductase subunit L codes for MIVPLLYLVLAGAYLLVIPVAVLYYLSKRWYVVSSLERAFMYFLVFFFFPGLLVLSPFVNLRPKRRQIEA; via the coding sequence ATTATAGTACCGCTGCTATATCTAGTTTTGGCGGGAGCTTATTTGTTAGTCATACCAGTGGCTGTGCTGTATTACCTAAGTAAGCGTTGGTATGTAGTTAGTTCCCTGGAACGCGCATTTATGTATTTTCTGGTGTTCTTCTTCTTTCCAGGTTTGTTGGTTCTGTCGCCGTTCGTAAATTTACGACCAAAACGGCGGCAAATTGAAGCGTAA
- a CDS encoding DUF751 family protein encodes MFDGFWDNVFRYQRYFITTLLGVLLNTFAPLAPLLKRPITLIALLGFLVGGIVFVTLTLRAMLGLSTI; translated from the coding sequence ATGTTTGACGGATTTTGGGATAACGTCTTTCGCTACCAGCGCTACTTCATTACTACCCTGTTAGGCGTTTTGTTGAACACGTTTGCACCACTAGCACCCTTGTTGAAACGCCCAATTACTTTAATTGCCCTCTTGGGCTTTTTGGTAGGCGGAATTGTCTTCGTCACTCTTACCCTTCGTGCCATGCTAGGTTTGAGTACAATTTGA
- a CDS encoding HetZ-related protein has translation MKANLANLPTFTPSSNSYNDALTQFLYKEIQAHSKATPGCTQAVAMRIAKEVERICEKSYRIQKSGQIKSWLLTLARHRLQKCLRYYKLGSKQGRVELHSCLGAMVYRHVSVAGGELGFQARYNLIEDFLQAFYIEAIKAFRRENELPEDYSPHTLLQLAEYMAFTEQYAKRRINLAGGANQQLIILRAQSFARRLPQETNVDFEMATEAAKTEDAESYQRNSAVQQLRSQMVSQPSFDLAEESERDRVISELVKYFESQGQQDCIDYLALKLQDLSAPEIDHILGLTSRQRDYLQQRFKYHVEKFARTHHWQLVHQWLGVGLEQKLGLSSQQWERFLNQLSEQQRQILQLKAAKQTDQAIAKALKCTPKQLQKRWTQLLEQAWAMRNGNTEVQTG, from the coding sequence ATGAAAGCCAATCTAGCTAATCTACCAACCTTTACACCATCTTCTAACAGCTACAACGATGCTTTGACGCAGTTTTTATATAAAGAAATACAAGCACACTCTAAAGCCACACCTGGTTGTACACAAGCTGTAGCAATGCGTATAGCCAAAGAAGTAGAGCGTATATGCGAGAAAAGCTACCGCATTCAAAAATCTGGACAGATTAAGTCTTGGTTGCTGACTCTAGCACGTCATCGTCTACAAAAATGCTTGCGTTATTACAAATTAGGTTCCAAGCAGGGACGGGTGGAATTACATAGCTGCTTAGGCGCTATGGTTTATCGCCACGTCAGCGTTGCTGGAGGTGAATTAGGATTTCAAGCTCGTTACAATTTAATTGAAGATTTCCTCCAAGCATTTTATATTGAGGCAATCAAAGCTTTTCGGCGAGAAAATGAATTACCAGAAGATTATAGCCCCCACACTCTGCTACAACTAGCAGAATACATGGCGTTTACAGAACAGTATGCGAAGCGTCGGATTAATCTAGCTGGTGGTGCGAATCAGCAGTTGATTATACTCCGCGCTCAAAGTTTTGCTCGGCGGCTACCCCAGGAAACAAATGTAGATTTTGAAATGGCAACAGAAGCTGCTAAGACTGAAGATGCAGAATCTTATCAGCGTAACTCGGCGGTGCAACAGCTGCGATCGCAAATGGTTTCGCAACCAAGTTTTGATTTAGCTGAAGAAAGCGAACGCGATCGTGTGATCTCAGAATTGGTTAAATACTTTGAATCCCAAGGTCAACAGGATTGTATAGATTACCTAGCACTAAAACTCCAAGACTTATCAGCACCAGAAATTGACCATATTCTTGGTTTAACTAGTCGCCAACGAGATTATCTCCAACAACGTTTTAAATATCATGTGGAAAAGTTTGCTCGTACCCATCACTGGCAATTAGTTCATCAATGGCTGGGTGTAGGTTTAGAACAAAAGCTAGGGCTGTCTTCTCAACAGTGGGAACGCTTTTTGAATCAACTTTCTGAGCAACAACGGCAGATACTACAACTCAAAGCCGCCAAACAAACAGATCAAGCGATCGCTAAAGCCCTAAAATGTACTCCCAAACAACTGCAAAAGCGCTGGACTCAATTACTAGAACAAGCATGGGCTATGCGTAATGGAAATACAGAAGTTCAGACTGGTTGA
- a CDS encoding DUF6658 family protein: protein MNRLITFVKKLRLRQVLTVFLAGLLLIVNTACSSKYAQGAQPYNPPVQAGGANNPYKAGGDNYTNLKMSKTGRDQASVQLNSQLLLADVDQQSELLYPGAETPVGRAYKEGELPIKSEKDFRPGAGNLIQNEPSVTQRAKDRIETVKEAVEEASGFLKEKANEASNRPELQANPAVN, encoded by the coding sequence GTGAACAGATTAATTACATTTGTAAAAAAACTACGTCTGCGCCAAGTTTTAACTGTATTTTTGGCAGGATTATTGTTAATAGTTAATACTGCTTGTAGTAGTAAGTATGCTCAAGGTGCCCAGCCATACAATCCACCTGTACAAGCTGGTGGAGCAAACAATCCTTATAAGGCTGGTGGGGACAATTACACAAACTTAAAAATGTCCAAAACTGGTCGTGATCAAGCTAGTGTACAGCTAAATTCTCAACTATTACTGGCTGATGTAGATCAACAATCTGAACTGCTGTATCCTGGTGCTGAAACTCCTGTAGGTCGAGCCTATAAAGAGGGAGAATTACCAATTAAATCTGAAAAAGATTTTCGACCCGGTGCTGGTAACTTGATTCAAAATGAACCAAGTGTAACTCAAAGAGCTAAAGACAGAATTGAAACTGTAAAAGAAGCTGTTGAAGAAGCTTCCGGATTTTTGAAAGAAAAAGCAAATGAAGCTTCTAACAGACCAGAATTACAAGCTAATCCTGCTGTTAACTAA
- the trpA gene encoding tryptophan synthase subunit alpha — protein MTAISLCFENLKRNCECALIPFITAGDPDIETTAAALRTLDRSGADIIELGVPYSDPLADGPVIQAAATRALERGTTLEQVLEMVKATTPSLRSPIILFNYYNPILNRGIEKFLEQIAAAGVAGLVVPDLPLEEAANLLQPAAKIGIDVILLIAPTSSAERIEAIARASQGFIYLVSVTGVTGMREQMESRVSELLKQIRSVTDKPIGVGFGISQPEQARQVKDWGADAAIVGSAFVKRLAEGMPQEGLEEIASFCQSLKQAIATS, from the coding sequence ATGACTGCTATTTCCCTCTGCTTTGAAAACCTCAAACGCAACTGTGAGTGTGCTTTAATCCCATTCATCACTGCTGGCGATCCAGATATCGAAACAACTGCCGCAGCTTTGCGAACTCTGGATCGTAGTGGTGCTGACATAATTGAGTTGGGTGTTCCCTACTCCGACCCTCTGGCAGATGGCCCGGTGATTCAAGCTGCTGCTACCCGTGCCTTAGAAAGGGGAACAACCTTAGAGCAAGTCCTAGAAATGGTGAAAGCAACTACTCCTAGTTTGCGATCGCCTATAATTCTCTTCAACTATTACAACCCTATTCTCAACCGGGGCATAGAAAAGTTTCTTGAACAAATAGCTGCTGCTGGTGTCGCTGGTTTAGTTGTGCCAGATTTACCCCTAGAAGAAGCTGCTAATTTACTGCAACCAGCAGCTAAAATTGGCATTGATGTAATTTTATTGATCGCTCCTACCAGTTCTGCTGAACGAATAGAGGCTATTGCCCGCGCCTCCCAAGGATTTATTTATTTGGTTAGTGTCACAGGTGTAACGGGAATGCGCGAGCAAATGGAATCGCGAGTGTCAGAATTGCTCAAGCAAATTCGGAGTGTGACTGACAAACCTATTGGTGTAGGTTTTGGTATTTCCCAACCAGAACAAGCCCGACAAGTCAAAGACTGGGGTGCTGATGCGGCTATTGTTGGCAGTGCGTTTGTGAAGCGACTCGCTGAAGGTATGCCCCAAGAGGGGTTAGAGGAAATAGCCTCCTTTTGTCAAAGTCTCAAGCAAGCGATCGCTACTTCATAA
- the larC gene encoding nickel pincer cofactor biosynthesis protein LarC, whose product MTKLAYLQCPSGISGDMCLGTLVSLGVPLEYLIDKLNHLGIVQEYKLRTELVQRNGQQATKVHVDLLSNHHDHHHHRHLGEIEQMVVQAKLPPRAEAWSLAVFRQLAVAEGAVHGIAPQKVHFHEVGAVDAIVDIVGTCLGMDWLDIDNDETGLPLLYCSAFPTGGGTVRAAHGQMAVPVPAVLKLWEMRSCPVYSNGIEQELVTPTGAAIATTLAKEFGSPPPMNIKQVGLGAGNLNLPIPNILRLWFGEATDFWTTDIGIRDRSFATSSILETISVLETQIDDLSPQAIGYLFEALFAAGAVDVFTQSIGMKKSRPGILLTVICPPENLVSCEKVLFRETTTLGIRRFQQQRTILQREMQQIETEYGVVRVKVAWIGNVNNKVINNVQPEYEDCAELARKNNIPWREIHRIVLQNWYVQHNKKLSLLTQANR is encoded by the coding sequence ATGACTAAACTTGCTTATCTTCAATGTCCATCAGGAATTTCCGGTGATATGTGTTTGGGAACATTGGTAAGTCTGGGTGTTCCCTTGGAATACTTAATAGACAAACTTAATCACTTAGGTATTGTACAGGAATATAAGCTACGGACTGAGCTTGTCCAGCGCAATGGTCAGCAAGCGACCAAAGTTCATGTCGATTTATTGTCTAACCATCACGATCACCATCACCACCGCCACTTGGGTGAAATAGAACAGATGGTTGTGCAAGCGAAGTTACCCCCAAGGGCAGAAGCTTGGAGTTTAGCGGTATTTCGCCAGTTAGCAGTTGCCGAAGGTGCAGTGCATGGCATTGCCCCCCAAAAAGTTCACTTCCATGAAGTAGGTGCAGTTGACGCCATTGTTGATATTGTTGGTACTTGCTTGGGAATGGATTGGTTAGATATTGACAATGACGAAACAGGATTACCCTTACTTTATTGTTCAGCATTTCCAACTGGTGGAGGGACAGTCCGGGCTGCACATGGGCAAATGGCAGTACCAGTTCCAGCAGTGTTGAAGTTATGGGAAATGCGTAGCTGTCCTGTTTACAGTAACGGCATTGAACAGGAATTGGTGACACCAACAGGTGCTGCGATCGCTACTACACTTGCCAAAGAATTTGGTTCGCCACCTCCCATGAATATTAAACAAGTTGGGCTAGGAGCAGGTAATCTCAACTTACCAATTCCCAATATATTACGCCTATGGTTTGGGGAAGCCACAGACTTCTGGACTACTGATATTGGAATTCGTGATCGCTCATTTGCCACTAGTTCGATTTTAGAAACTATATCAGTACTAGAAACCCAAATAGACGATTTAAGTCCCCAAGCGATCGGTTATTTGTTTGAGGCATTATTTGCTGCGGGTGCAGTAGATGTCTTTACTCAGTCTATAGGTATGAAAAAGTCCCGTCCAGGAATTTTGCTCACAGTAATTTGTCCCCCAGAAAATCTAGTCAGTTGTGAAAAAGTTTTATTCCGTGAAACCACAACTTTAGGTATTCGTCGCTTTCAGCAGCAACGCACTATCCTACAGCGAGAAATGCAACAAATAGAAACAGAATATGGTGTAGTGCGTGTCAAAGTAGCATGGATAGGAAACGTAAACAATAAAGTTATAAATAACGTCCAGCCAGAATATGAAGATTGTGCAGAATTAGCGAGAAAAAATAATATTCCTTGGCGAGAAATTCACCGAATCGTACTCCAGAATTGGTATGTACAACACAATAAAAAACTTAGCCTGCTGACGCAGGCTAACAGGTAA